The Nocardia arthritidis genome has a window encoding:
- the rimM gene encoding ribosome maturation factor RimM (Essential for efficient processing of 16S rRNA) yields the protein MELVVGRVAKSHGVRGELVVEIRTDEPEARFAPGARLRGRLPRAKEVRDFTVESAREHSGRLLVFLAGVSDRAAADALRGLLFVVDSADLPPSDDPDEYYDHELEGLTVQLTDGTPVGTVREVLHSAAGELLSVRAAEDGREILIPFVTAIVPTVSIADGLVVIDPPEGLLDPE from the coding sequence ATGGAACTCGTCGTAGGCCGGGTCGCCAAATCGCACGGCGTGCGCGGCGAACTGGTCGTCGAGATCCGCACCGACGAACCCGAGGCGCGTTTCGCGCCGGGCGCGCGACTGCGTGGCCGGCTGCCGCGCGCGAAAGAGGTTCGCGACTTCACCGTGGAGTCGGCCCGGGAACACTCGGGCCGGCTCCTGGTCTTTCTCGCCGGGGTGTCCGATCGTGCCGCCGCCGACGCGTTGCGCGGGCTGCTGTTCGTGGTGGACAGCGCCGACCTGCCGCCGTCGGACGATCCGGACGAGTACTACGACCACGAGCTGGAGGGGCTGACGGTACAGCTCACCGACGGCACGCCGGTCGGCACCGTGCGTGAGGTGCTGCATTCGGCCGCCGGTGAGCTGCTGTCGGTGCGCGCCGCCGAGGACGGACGGGAGATCCTCATCCCGTTCGTCACCGCCATCGTGCCCACCGTGTCGATCGCCGACGGGCTCGTCGTCATCGACCCGCCCGAGGGACTGTTGGATCCGGAATGA
- a CDS encoding RNA-binding protein, translated as MSAVVADAVEHLVRGIVANPDDVRVELITGRRGRTVEVHVHPDDLGKVIGRGGRTATALRTLVAGIGGRGIRVDVVDTDQ; from the coding sequence ATGAGTGCGGTCGTGGCCGATGCCGTCGAGCACCTCGTTCGCGGCATCGTCGCCAATCCCGATGATGTCCGCGTCGAGCTGATCACCGGCCGCCGCGGACGCACCGTCGAGGTGCATGTTCATCCTGATGACCTGGGCAAGGTGATCGGTCGCGGCGGACGTACCGCGACCGCGCTGCGCACTCTGGTCGCCGGTATCGGCGGCCGCGGTATCCGGGTCGACGTGGTCGACACCGACCAGTAG
- the rpsP gene encoding 30S ribosomal protein S16 yields the protein MAVRIKLTRMGKIRNPQYRIVIADARTRRDGRAIESIGKYHPKEEPSLIEIDSERAQYWLGVGAQPTEPVQRLLEITGDWQKFKGLPGAEGTLKVKAAKPSKLDLFNAALAAADNEPVAEAVTPKKKAAKKDEAAEAEAAEAAE from the coding sequence ATGGCTGTTCGCATCAAGCTCACCCGCATGGGCAAGATCCGCAACCCGCAGTACCGCATCGTCATCGCGGACGCCCGCACCCGCCGGGACGGCCGGGCCATCGAGTCCATCGGCAAGTACCACCCGAAGGAAGAGCCGTCGCTCATCGAGATCGATTCCGAGCGCGCTCAGTACTGGCTGGGTGTCGGTGCGCAGCCGACCGAACCGGTGCAGCGTCTGCTGGAGATCACCGGCGACTGGCAGAAGTTCAAGGGCCTGCCGGGCGCCGAGGGCACGCTGAAGGTGAAGGCGGCCAAGCCGTCCAAGCTGGACCTGTTCAACGCCGCGCTGGCCGCCGCCGACAACGAGCCGGTCGCCGAGGCCGTCACCCCGAAGAAGAAGGCCGCCAAGAAGGACGAGGCCGCCGAGGCCGAGGCTGCCGAGGCTGCCGAGTAA
- a CDS encoding class I SAM-dependent methyltransferase: MIAARSTRVSYGFDAPYVLIGLGAVALGYLIALILVGIYGTAIAFWVVAIITIAMIAQIGLFLYATRRGKFQVWSELLDRLALRGDERVLDLGPGRGAVLLAVARRLSTGRVVGIDLWRTIDQSGNSAEIAERNADACGVADRVELCTGDMTALPFPDNEFDVVVSSLAIHNIKSATGRAAAVREALRVLRPGGRMVIADISKAPEYREVLSANGARDVTIEPLGWRMWFAGPWMSTNAVMATKPA, translated from the coding sequence ATGATCGCTGCTCGGTCCACGCGCGTTTCCTATGGTTTCGACGCACCCTATGTGTTGATCGGGCTCGGCGCCGTCGCGCTCGGCTATCTGATCGCACTGATCCTGGTGGGCATATACGGCACCGCCATCGCATTCTGGGTGGTCGCCATCATCACCATCGCGATGATCGCCCAGATCGGGCTGTTCCTGTACGCCACCCGCCGCGGCAAATTCCAGGTGTGGAGCGAACTGCTCGACCGGCTCGCGCTGCGCGGTGACGAACGAGTGCTCGATCTCGGCCCCGGCCGTGGCGCGGTGCTGTTGGCCGTGGCGCGCAGGCTGTCCACCGGCCGCGTCGTCGGCATCGATTTGTGGCGCACGATCGATCAATCCGGCAACAGCGCGGAGATCGCCGAACGCAACGCCGATGCCTGCGGCGTCGCCGACCGCGTCGAGCTGTGCACCGGCGATATGACCGCGCTGCCGTTCCCGGACAACGAATTCGACGTCGTCGTCTCCAGCCTGGCCATCCACAACATCAAATCCGCCACCGGTCGCGCCGCCGCCGTCCGCGAGGCGCTGCGGGTACTGCGCCCCGGCGGCCGCATGGTCATCGCCGACATCAGCAAGGCGCCGGAATACCGGGAAGTGCTGTCCGCCAACGGCGCCCGCGACGTCACTATCGAACCCCTCGGCTGGCGGATGTGGTTCGCCGGGCCGTGGATGTCCACCAACGCGGTCATGGCGACCAAACCAGCCTGA